The following is a genomic window from Salinibacterium sp. UTAS2018.
ATAACTACATCGCTCTGTTTGGCGAAGAGCGCTTCATCCACTCGCTTCAGAACCTGGGTATCTTTACCCTCTTCTTTATCGGTGGCACCATGATCTTCGGATTCTTGTGGGCGTGGATGCTCGACAAGGGCGTCACCGCAGAGGGCGTTTTCCGCTCGGTGTTCCTCTTCCCCATGGCGATTTCGTTCGTGGCATCCGGTGTTGTCTGGCGCTGGTTGCTCAACAGCGCTGAGGGCGACCGTGCATCTGGACTCAACCGGGTCTTCGAGAACCTCGGGCTCGACTTTCTCCAGAACTCGTGGTGGAACGATCCGACCTGGGGCATGGCGGCGATTGCATTGCCCGCTATCTGGCAGCTCGCCGGCTACGTCATGGCGCTCTTCCTTTCGGGCTTCCGTGGCATTCCTGAAGAGCTGCGTGAAGCAGCCCGCATGGATGGCGCTACCGAGTGGAAGCTCTACCGCTACGTGATCTTCCCCCAGCTGAGCCCCGTAGCCCTCTCCGCCCTCATCATCGTGGGCCACATGTCGCTCAAGGTCTTCGACCTCATCATGGCGATCACGAAGTCGATCTACCAGACCGAGGTTCCCGCAACCTACCTCTGGGTCGCGTTGACCTCGAACGACTACGCCAAGTCGGCCACGATCGCGACAATTCTGTTGCTCTTCGTTGCCGTCGTGATCGTTCCCTACCTGATCTACACCGCTCGCGCAGAGAAGAGGCAAGGATGAGTGTCGCAACCGGACTCGACAAGAAGCCAAGCGAACCCACTACCGAGTCGCACATGCCGCAGAGTTCGGCGATCCGTGCGCGCGCTGGGTTGAGTCGCACCGCGAAGTACGTGCTGCTGGTGTTCTTCCTGGTCATTGTGTTGATGCCCGTGTACGTGCTTATCGTCACGAGCCTCAAGCCGCCGCAGGACGTCAACCCCGCCACCTCGTGGGGGCTGCCGGTTCGCTGGCCGTGGGAGCCCGCCTTTGAGGGTGGACCCACCGGCTTCGACAACTGGGCTCTCGCGTGGAACGCGCTGTCGGCATCCATCGGTCGCACGTTCTTGCTGGCGATTCCCGCCGCACTGATCGCGTCGTTCCTCGGAGCAATGAACGGTTTCGTTTTGGCCCGCTGGCGCTTCCCGTACGCCGATGTCGTCTTCACGTTCATCCTGTTCGGAATGTTCATTCCGTACCAGGCGATCATGACGCCGCTCGTGCAGATGAAGACAAGCCTCGGGTTGCCGAGCGATGTCTCCACGCTGTTGGTTGTGCACGTGATCTACGGTTTGCCGATCTGTACGTTGATCTTCCGCAACTACTACGCCGGCATCCCTCACGAGTTGATGGAAGCAGCCCGTATGGATGGTTCGGGGATGCTGCGCACCTTCCGCAGCATCGTCTTGCCGCTGTCGCTTCCCGGCTTTGTGGTCACGATCATCTGGCAGTTCACGTCGGCCTGGAACGACTTCCTGTTCGCGCTGTTCCTGTCGAACCAGAACGAGGGGCCGGTGTCGCTCGCGCTCAACAACCTGGCTCAGGGCGCGCAATTGGCCAACTACGGTGCTGCGATGGCGGGAGCGTTGCTTGCTTCGCTACCGACCCTCGTCGTGTACATCGTGCTCGGCAAGTACTTCATCGGTGGACTGATGAGCGGCTCGGTCAAGAGCTAAAGCACTCCGTGCGGCACTGAGCCGCGTCATCCTGTTCCGCTTCGGCGGGGCGGATGGCGCGGCTTTTGTCGTGCGGTCCGGCGCTGGCGGCGGACGCGAGCGGCACGCGCTGGGCGCTGGGCGGGACGCGCTGGGATCCGAGCTGGGAGCTGAAAGCTAGGAGCTGAGCGTGCGCAAGTACGCGAGCGCAGCCATGAGGATAGCGGCGGTAGCGGCGGTTGCGCCGATCGCGACAGCGATAAAGGCCGTCGGATGCCGTTCAAAGAAGTACAACGACTCCGGGTAATCTTCCCGAATTTCGCCTGTCGAGACGGTGCCGGCAATGCGCGTCGTGGGAACAGAGAACGCTGCCGCGACGAGATCGAAGTGTTCGGGAGCCCAGTACTGACCACGCATTCGCAGCAGGCGGCGCTTATTGGGCCCCATCACAGCGAGCGTCGGCCGCGACTCTAATCCGTCGCTCGTGTAGACCTCGGCGACAAGCATGTGTTCGGCATCCGCCTTGTTGAAATGTACGGTGCGGCCAAAGAAGCCGCGTTCGCTCACCACGGGGGCCTCGGCGGAGAACCAGATCCCGATCCGGAAGTAGGCGACGATGGCGCCGACAGCCACGAGGATCGCCACGATCTGAGTGATGACGACGGCAAGCCACGGGCCGTCGGGGAGCACGATGATATACAGCACGCCGAAGACCGGGCCCAAGAATGCCAGCCCAGCGATGAGCCCGCGGTGATAGAGGCTGCGCGGAGGAACGATTCGCTGGCGTGGATCGCGAGAAGATAAATCGTAAGGATTGCTGTTTCGTGACAACGGCAATCCCTTTCGTCAGTTCGCGCCGCGCGACTTCAGCCTTATAGAGCGGAGAATGGGGGATTCGAACCCCCGAGGGCTTGCACCCAACACGCTTTCCAAGCGTGCGCCATAGGCCACTAGGCGAATTCTCCTGGCAAGTTGAACACGCCTAAGCGAAAACAACCTCATGTGATCATAACGGGGTCGAGGGCCTAGCGGTAATCGACGCGGCAAACACGTCGAATGCGGCGGCGGCGGGCGCGCGCAACGGCGTCTCAAATTTGGGTAGACTGAGGGCGGCTCCTCGCGTGGCGCCATCCAGGCCAACTCCCCCAGGACGGAAACGTAGCAAGGGTAACCGGGCTCTGGCGGGTGCGCGAGGGGTCTTTTCTTTTGTGCTGATCAGCAGGTGCGGCGCGTAGGCTGAAGCCGTGACGCGAAACATTTACATCACTTCCATTGAGGGCCACGCCGGCAAGTCCACGATCGCCCTCGGTCTGCTTGACACGCTTAGTCGTGAAGCTAAACGGTTGGGGGTGTTTCGGCCAGTTGCTCGCACGAGTGACGAACGCGACTACGTCTTAGAGATGTTGCTCGGCCACGAGGCTGTGAACCTCAGCTATGACGATGCGGTTGGCGTGGGGTATGACGACGTCCACTCTGATCCCGAGCTCGCTCTCAGCCGTATTATCGAGCGCTTCAAAGCGGTTGAAGCCCAGTGCGATGTCGTTGTTATCGTCGGCTCGGACTATACGGATGTCGGCAGCCCCACCGAGCTGTCGTATAACGCTCGCGTCGCGGCAAACCTCGGTGCGCCGGTGCTTCTGGTGTTGGGCGGTCAGTCTGAGGATGGCGAGAGCCGCAGCCCCGCCGACATGGCTCAGGTCTATTCCATCGCTCATCAAGAGCTGGATGCCGCGCATGCGCAACTGGTCGGCGTTGTCGTCAATAGGTCTGACCCTGGTCACCTCGACAACATCATCGCCGGGGTGAGCGCCGCGGTCGGCGACGATACTCCCGTCTGGGCTATTCCCGAAGATCCCTTCCTTATTGCTCCCAGCCTTGGCTCCTTGCTCACCGCTGTTGACGGTGAGCTGTTGCGCGGTGACCCCGATCTGCTGCAGCGCGAAGCGCTCGGTGTAGTCGTTGCCGGCATGACGATGGAGAACGTGCTGCTGCGTCTCATCGAGGGTTCGGTTGTGGTGGTTGCCGGCGACCGGTCGGATGTGTTGCTGGCGACACTGATGGCGCACGCGTCAGAGACGTTCCCGTCGCTCGCGGGCATCATCCTGAACGGTGGCTTCGATCTTTCGCCGCAAATAGAGCGGCTGATCGAGGGCCTCGACGTTGCGTTGCCCGTGATCCGTACATCGTTTGGTACTTATGACACCGCGCGCACGATCACGAAGACTCGCGGTCGTTTGGCTGCGGAGTCTCCGCGTAAGTTCGACACTGCGCTCGCGCTGTTCGAACAGCATGTGGATGCCGCTGAGCTCATGCGCCGCCTTGACCTGCATCCGGCCACGGTCGTGACGCCGCTCATGTTCGAATACGGGCTTCTTGATCGCGCCCGCCAGCGCCCGCAGCACATCGTGCTGCCCGAGGGCAACGACGACCGCATTCTTCGCGCCTCCAGCACACTGCTACGCCGAGGCGTTGCCCAGCTCACGATTCTCGGCGACGAGGGCGAAGTGCGGGGACGTGCCGCTGAGCTCGGTCTCGATATCTCGGGCGCGAGCATCCTGAGTCCTTTCGATGAAGAGCTGCGCAATCGTTTCGCGACGGAGTACGTGAAGCTGCGCGCCCACAAGGGGATGACGATGGAGGTCGCCCGCGACACGGTGACCGACGTGTCGTACTTTGGCACGATGATGGTGCACTTGGGTCTTGCCGACGGCATGGTCTCGGGTGCGGCGCACACCACGGCGCACACGATCCGGCCCAGCTTTGAGATCATCAAGACAAAGCCCGATGTGTCGATCGTGTCGAGCGTGTTTTTGATGTGCCTCGAAGACCGCGTGCTGGTCTACGGCGACTGTGCCGTGAACCCTGATCCGGATGCTGCCCAGCTTGCTGACATCGCGATCTCGTCGGCCGCGACCGCAGCCCAGTTCGGAATCGACCAGCGCATTGCGATGCTCTCGTACTCCACCGGCACCTCGGGCAGCGGAGCGGATGTCGACAAGGTGCGCGCTGCAACCGCTCTCGTGAGTGAACGTCGCCCCGACCTCGCGGTCGACGGCCCCATCCAATACGACGCCGCAGTGGATGCCGCTGTCGGCAAGTCCAAAATGCCCGACTCCGAGGTGGCTGGCCGCGCCACAGTATTTGTGTTCCCTGACCTCAACACCGGAAACAACACGTACAAGGCCGTGCAGCGAAGTGCGGGCGCTGTGGCGATCGGGCCCGTGCTTCAGGGTCTTCGCAAACCGATCAATGATCTCTCGCGCGGTGCCCTCGTGCAAGACATTGTGAACACGGTCGCGATCACCGCGATTCAGGCTCAATCGGTGGCTGCAGAGGCCGCCGCTCTACGGGGCATCGCCGCCGATGCCTCCGCCAAGGAGTAAGAATGACAACTGTTTTCGTGGTGAACTCGGGTTCGTCGTCGATCAAATGGGAACTGCTCGATGCCGAGTCCGGTTCCGTCTTTAGTGGCGGCATCGTGGAACGCATCGGAGAACTCGGCGGAGGCGCCGCGGACCACGACGACGGCATGCGTCAGATTCTGGCGGAGCTGGGGGATGAGCATCCGGCCGTCGTCGGTCACCGCGTGGTTCATGGGGGAGCGGAGTTCACCGCTGCGACCGTGATCACCGATGAGGTCGAGGATCGTCTCGAAGAGATTTCAGTTCTGGCGCCGCTGCATAACCCGGCCAACCTCAAAGGCATTCGAGCGGCACGGGCCACCTTCGCTACGGTGCCTCACGTGGCGATCTTCGACACCGCCTTTCACGGAACGTTGCCGCCCGAGGCGTACACCTACGCGATCAACACTGAGTTGGCGCGAACGCACGGCATCCGTCGCTACGGCTTTCATGGCACCTCGTATCGCTACGTTGCGGAACGAACCGCGGCCGTGCTCGGCACAGAGCTCGCTGACCTCAAGTTGATCGTCTTCCACCTCGGCAATGGCGCCTCGGCCTGCGCCATCGATGGCGGTCGCAGCGTAGAAACGTCGATGGGGATGACGCCGCTGGAGGGCCTTGTCATGGGAACTCGTTCGGGCGATATCGATCCCGGAGCGCTATTTCACCTCGGTCGTTCTGGAATGGACCTTCCCGGGTTAGACCACTTGCTCAATCGTGAGAGTGGTCTGCTGGGCATGACGGGCACTGGCGACATGCGTGACGTTCAATCCAAGGCGGATGCGGGCGACGAGCGCGCCCAAGCGGCGCTCGCGGTTTACTACCATCGCCTTCGTCACTACCTGGGGGCTTACCTCGTGGCGTTGGGCGGAGCGGACGCGGTTGTCTTCACTGCCGGGGTGGGGGAAAACAATGCGAACACTCGCTTGGCCACCGTTCAGGGGCTCGAATCGTTCGGCATTGTGATGGATGTCGCAGCCAACTCCGAAGCGCGCCGAGACGAACGAATCGTGTCGGCATCCGATTCGACGGTGAAGGTTCTCGTGATTCCGACCAACGAGGAACTGCAGATAGCACGGGAGTCGGTCGAGGCTGTAACCCGGTAGACCACTCTTTGTCCCCCGTTCTGGTCTCTTGTAGTGGTCCACTCTGAGCTTTTATTGTTTACGTGAGGCCGAATTCGGGCGGACTCAGCGTGGGGCCAACCACCCCGCGAGTAGCTCACCACTACTCGAGCTGAGTGCGGGCGCAGAGTGCGCAGGCCTCGGATCAGGGGGCAGTTGTGGTTTTCAGGGAACCAATTTTCGGAACGCGCGGGCACACGAGGGGTCTATCGCGATCGCTTCGCGCGGGCGTCGCGACGTTCGCCGCAGCAGGGCTAGTGACGCTGTCGGTCTTTTCCGCCGGCGCTCCAGCGCAAGCCGCGGCCGGCGATGACTCGGTTGCCGAGTCTGCGTTTTTATCTGGTGACTTAGTCGCGAGTATTCTCGCCGCGGATCTGGGTCATGTAGCGGTGAGCAACGACGGTACGCTAACCACTCAGACGGCTAATTCGGGTATCGGTGCGAGCATCGATCTATCTGCCCTCAGCCTGCCGTTGACTCTCGACGCTGGCCTGCTCAGAACCTTTGCCGAGGCCGAAAATGAGGGCAGTTCGGTCGCAGCTGCTGGGCTGATCGATGTCAGCGGCGATTTCTCGAGTGCCAATCCGTCTTACACGCCGGGATCGTTCAGCCTCGACCTTACCGATGCTCTGTCCGGATCCGAAGCGCTGCTCACCGAGCTTGCTGAGCTGAAACTCGATCTTGGCGCGCTTAGTTCGCGAGCGTCAATCGATGCAGCCGGCGCGCCTGTCGGCGACTACCAAATCGTCGGCACCCAGCTTCTCTTGACGAGCAACACGCTCGCAGGGGTCGTAGGAACGGTCAATACCGCTGCGGGCCTCGTGGAAACTGAGGTGGACGCCCTCGTGGGGCCTGGCGGCGCGATCCTCGCTGAGGTGACCGACGTTGTAGACGATGCGCTCAGCACATTGAACCTCGGTTCGGTTTCCGCGAGCGTTTCGTTGGACTTGGTGGGCGCCGTTAGCACCGTGTTGACGGATCCGTTGACGAATCCGCTCGTCAACGGTGCTGTGACGCTCGACCTCTCAACGGGCATCGTCGCAATCGACCTGAACGAGCTCAACGCCGGTGGCTTATCGAATCAGCCAGCGAACACAAACATTCTTACCGCGGACCAGCTAGCAGCAGTCGCTGCATCGCTCGACACAATTTTGTTTGATCTCCAAACCAGGCTCAACAATGCGGTTTCGTCGACTCTCACGGCTGCGGTATTGGACGTCGCCGTCGTTTTGGAACTTGGGTCCCTTTCTGTCGCTACTTTGACGATCGCGGGGCCGCTGGGCGATTTCGCGTCTGGAGAAGCTGAAGCGAACATTCAGCTGCTCCCCGGTCTTGGCACCATCACAGCTGGTATCGTCTCGCCGCTCCTGAACGGGGTTCTTGCCGGGGTGCTTAGTGGCTTGGGCGGAGGGCTCACATCAGTATCCACACTTCTTGATCCCGCCGGGCCAGTTATGGGTGGCTTCGCTTCCACCCTCACAAGTCAGGTTGTCGCGCTGGTTAGTGGCGCGCTCGAACTGGTTCTCGATTCTCTTCCGGCCCTTATTAGTCTGACCGTGAACCATCAAGAGTTCACGGGCACTGCTCCAAACCAGAAGTTTGTCGAGACCGCGCTTCGTGTTGAGGTGTTGCAAGGTGTCCTAGCGACCCTGAACATTGCGCAGGCGGCTGTCGGCCCGAACTTCGCGGGTGTTCGCCCGGCCATCACTGATGTCGATCCCACCAGCGGACCGGTAACGGGTGGCACCTCTGTCACGCTGACGGGAACTGATTTCAACGGTTCTACCGGCGTTACGTTCGATGGCACGGCGGGCACCGACTTCACCGTTGTCAGCGATACGGAGATCACGGTCACGAGCCCGGCGCACGCTGCGGGCGGCGTTGAGGTCATCATTCAACATCCGGCTGGCGCTTCAGACGATGCTGAATTCACCTACACGCCGGTACCTGTCATCTCGTCGCTCGACCCGGACTTCGGCCCGATCGCAGGCGGCACCGCGGTGACGATCACCGGCTCCGACTTCACGGATGCCACGGCTGTCACGTTCGACGGAACTGAGGGCACAATCTTTACCGTCGTCAGCGACACTCAGATTACGGTGACAAGCCCGGCTCACGCTCTGGGCGCAGTTGACCTGATCATTGAGCGCGACTCTGGAGACTCAGCTCCCGAAACCTTTACGTATCGCGGAGCCCCGACGGTGTCGAACATGACTCCGGTCGAGGGGCCACTCGCGGGCGGCACTGCAGTGACGATCACGGGAACCGGCTTCACCGGCTCCACGGGAGTCACCTTCGACGGCGCTGACGGAACATCGTTCACGGTAGTGAGCGACACCGAGATCACCGTCTCGAGCCCCGCTCACGCTGCGGAAACGATTGACGTGATTGTGGTGCATCCGATTGGGAATGCAGACGCCGGTGAATTCACTTACACGGCTGCCCCCATCATCTCCTCGCTCTCGCCGAACATCGGCCCCATCGATGGCGGCACTGCTGTGACAATTACCGGCTCGGGTTTCACCGGGTCAACGGGCGTCACTTTTGATGGGGATGACGGAACGTTGTTCACGGTCGTGAGCGATACCGAGATCACCGTCACCACCCCGGCGCATGAAGTCGCCGTAGTCGACGTCGTTGTGCTCAACACTCCGGCCAATTCGACCCCTGGTGCATTCAGCTACCAAGAGGCTCCTACCGTGTCAGGGATCGCTCCTGACGAGGGACCGCTTGCTGGTGGCACCGAAGTGACGATCACAGGCACCGGCTTTACCGGCGCCACGGGCGTCACTTTCGATGGGGAGGACGGAACCTCGTTCACCGTCGTGAGCGACACTGAGATCACCGTTACCACTCCGGCGGGCGTCGAAGGCGCAGCCGCCGTGGTGGTCGAGCACCCCGCGGGCGACGCCAGCGCGGGTGACTTCACCTACGTAGCCGCACCGACCATCTCAGCGATGGACCCCGACCTGGGGCCGATTGCGGGTGGCACCGAGGTCACGATCACGGGAACCGGCTTTACCGACGCGACCGGTGTGACTTTCGACGGGGATGACGGAACGTCGTTCACTGTCGTCAGCGACACTGAGATTACTGTCTCCAGCCCGGCTCACGCCGCGGGCGCTGTGGCTGTTGTCGTGGAGCACGTGGGCGGAGACACCGCTGCCGGAGACTTCATTTACCTCGCCAACCCGAGCGTCACTGATCTGGCTCCCACCTCTGGCCCGCTGGCTGGTGGCACCGAAGTCACGATCACGGGCACCGGCTTTACCGGGGCAACGGGAGTCACGTTCGATGGAGACGCTGGAACGTCGTTCACCGTAGTGAGCGACACCGAGATCACGGTCACGAGCCCGGCGCACGGCGCCGGCGCTGCGGCAGTCATCGTCGAGCATCCGGTGGTCGACGCCGCTGCTGGCGACTTCACCTACACCGACGGACCGGCGATCGCTTCGCTCACTCCCGACGTTGGGCCGGTCGCGGGAGGAACAGTGGTGACGATTGCGGGCACCGGATTCACCGGAGCAACGGGAGTGACCTTCGATGGAGAGGACGGAACATCGTTCGATGTGGTGAGTGACACTGAAATTACGGTGAGCAGCCCGGAGCACGATGCCGGGGCAGTCAACGTGGTCGTCGCGCACCCCAGTGGGGACTCAGCGCCCGAGACGTTCACCTACCTCGCTACCCCCGCAGTGACCCTCGTGTCGCCCAACGCGGGACCGCTAGAAGGCGGCACCGAAGTCACGATCACGGGAACCGGTTTCACCGGGGCAACGGGAGTCACGTTCGATGGAGAGGACGGAACATCGTTCACTGTCGTCAGTGACACGGAGATCACGGTGACGAGCCCCGCGCACGATGCGGGCATCGCCGAGATCGTCATCCAGCATCCGATCGCCGACACTGTTGCGGGAGGCTTCACCTACGCCGCTTCAGGAATCCCGATCGTCAATTCCATGTCGCCGCTCCGAGGCCCGGACACGGGAGGCACGCTAGTGACTCTTCGCGGTAGTGGATTCCTGGGGGCCAACGGCGCTCGATTCGGTGCACTGTGGGGAACCAACTTCACCGTACTGAGCGACACCATGGCAACAGTGATGACGCCGGAGCACGAAGCAATGTGGGTACCCGCAGTGCTGTCCTCGGGCGCCGTAATGGCGGCCACGCCCGGCTTCACCTTCGAGCCAACCACCTTGGCACTAGCCGATACGGATACGGATACGGATACGGATACGGCTACGGGTGACGGCCTCGCCTACACCGGCTCATCTGGATTCCACGGAGCCTGGCTCGCACTGGCGCTCATCGCCGCTGGTGCGCTGCTCCTGATTTCTCGACGCCCCGCCGGTCGCCACCGCGCCTGACTAACGGTGGCGGCGCGTTGAACCGCTGCCACCGCGTCGCTCGCCTCGAGAACGAAGCGCGTGCAGGATTCTCCATCCCCCCAGGGGAATCCTGCACGTCTGTTCGAGCGATGCCTTGGTGATCCGAGCGCGTTGGGATCGTCAGCGGGCACGACTACGCTAGGGATCGTGGTTGCTGCCCTATATCGCCGATACCGGCCTGAGACTTTTGCTGAACTCATCGGCCAGTCTCAAGTGACCGATCCGCTGCGCACGGCGTTGCGCACCGATCGCGTCAATCACGCCTATCTCTTTAGCGGTCCGCGTGGGTGTGGCAAGACCACATCCGCTCGCATTCTTGCTCGCTGCCTTAACTGTGCCGAGGGCCCGACCGACACTCCTTGCGGCGTGTGCGCCTCGTGTGTCGAACTGTCGCGTGATGGTGGCGGTTCGCTCGACGTCGTCGAGATTGACGCGGCAAGCCACAACGGTGTTGAGGATGCCCGTGACCTGCGCGAGCGTGCTGTGTTTGCACCGGCCCGCGACCGTTTCAAGATCTTCATTCTCGACGAAGCGCACATGGTGACGCCCCAGGGCTTCAACGCGATGCTCAAGATCGTTGAAGAGCCGCCGGAGCACGTGAAGTTCATCTTCGCCACTACCGAGCCAGACAAGGTGATTGGCACGATTCGTTCGCGCACTCATCACTACCCCTTCCGCCTCGTGCCGCCTGCTCAGATGCTGGATTACGTTCAGCAGCTGTGTGAGAGCGAAAGCGTTACGGTCGAGCCCGGAGTGCTGCCGCTTGTCGTGCGCGCCGGTGGCGGATCAGTGCGTGACACCCTGTCGCTACTCGACCAGCTCATTGCCGGCTCCGAAACTCAGACCGTCATCTATGAGCGCGCCGTTGCCTTGCTCGGTTACACGCACGCAGAACTACTCGATGAAGTCATTGACGCTCTCGGCTCCGGTGACGCCGGTGCCGCATTCTCGTCGGTCGACCGGGTTGTGCAGACGGGTCAAGACCCTCGGCGCTTTGTCGAAGACTTGCTTGAGCGGATGCGCGACCTCATCGTTGTGGCCGCCACCGCCGGTAGCGCGGCAGAAGTGCTTCGCGGCATCCCGCAAGACCAGCTCGAACGTATGGGGCAGCAGGCGCACACTCTGGGCGCTGCGGAACTCTCACGGGCCGCCGACATCATCAACGCCGCTCTGTCTGAAATGACCGGCGCGACATCGCCGCGACTGCACCTTGAGTTGATGGTGGCTCGCATCATGGTTCCTGCCAGCGATGACACCCAGCGCGGTGCTCTCGCTCGCGTCGAGCGTTTGGAGCGGCGCATCGGTATCGACGGCGACGGATCAGTTGCCGCCGCCTCAACGACACCTCCCGCTCCCCGTGCTGCTGTCGCGCCCGCAGCGCGTGCGGCCGCTCCGGCTCCGGCAGCAGCGCCTTCTTCCGCCGCCGAGCCGGCTCCGGCCAGTGACCGCGACGCGGTTGCGGCGCCGGTCGCTGCGCCTACAACCGAACCTGCACCGGCTGCTACTGCCGCCGGCTCGGGCCTCCGGGCACCAGCCGCACCGCGCACGACCCCGATCTCGATCCAGCAGGTGAGAGACGCGTGGCCCGAGATCCTTGAAGTTGTTCAAGAACTCAAACGCACCGCGTGGATGGTCGTCTTCACGGCCAAGCCGCTCGAGCTGCGCGACGACAAGATTCTGGTGCTGTCGTTCCCGAGTGAGCGGGATGTCGAAGCCCTCAAGCAGCGCAGCGTGCCTGGCGAAGGTGTCGGCGACTACCTCAAAAAGGCATTTGTGCACGTGCTCGGATTCGAGCCGGCGTTCATTGCCAAGGTTGAGGGAGCACCATCCGCTCCTCCCGCCAGCCCGCCCGCGGCCACCGCTGCTGCTCCAGCAGCACCGAGCCAGGAATCGCGCTCGCAGGCAACGGCGCCTGCCCAGTCTTCGGCTCCGTCGCGCGCGCCCCAGCCGGAGGCTCCCGCTGTTGACGAGGGCCCCGAGCCCGAGGAGCCTGCACCGGCCGAAGATCGTGAGCCCGGGGGATGGGCTGTAGCCGCGATTCCGGAATCAGAGCCTGAACCCGAGACCGATCCTTCAGCGCCGCGTGGTGCCGCAGCAGCCCAAGAAACAGTCAGGCAACAGGCGCAGCGCGCTCAGCAGAAGGGCGACGGCCCCGCAGTCGATCGCCTCGCGGCGGCGGCAGCAGCAGCACCGCCAGCACCGCCCGAGTCGCAAGCACGGGTCGCGATGTCGGCGACTGCTGCCCGCATGGACCGCTCGCGCTATGGCGAGGCAGTGGTGCGCGAATTGCTCAACGCCACTTTTATTGAAGAACAACAAGTAGAGCCCCGAGTGGTTCCGCAGCCGAGAGACGAGTAACCCGTGTACGACGGAATTGTGCAAGAACTGATCGACGAACTCGGTCGGCTTCCCGGCATCGGGCCCAAATCGGCGCAGCGTATCGCCTTCCACATTCTGCAGACCGAGAGCTTTGACGTGCGCCGCCTTGCAGAGCTGCTCAACGACATCCGCGACAAGGTGCACTTCTGTGCCATCTGCGGCAACGTTGCCGAGCAAGAGACGTGCTCTATCTGTCGTGATCCTCGCCGATCGCCAGCGACAATTTGTGTCGTCGAGGAGGCTAAAGACGTCGTCGCGGTCGAGCGCACTCGTGAATTCCGTGGCCTGTATCATGTACTGGGTGGGGCCATCAGCCCTATCGACGGAATCGGTCCTGACCAGTTGCGCATCAAACAACTGCTGGGCCGGTTGGCTGACGGTGTCGTCACAGAAGTCATCATCGCGACCGACCCCAATCTCGAAGGTGAAGCAACCGCGACCTACCTCACGCGGCTTCTCGTTCAACCGAACCTTCGAATCTCGCGCCTCGCCTCCGGTCTCCCGGTTGGTGGAGATCTGGAATACGCCGATGAGGTAACTCTGGGTCGTGCATTTGAGGGTCGTCGAACGATCGACAACTAGCACTCCCGTAACGAAGTTCGCCGGGTGTGCGTGCACCGTTAGACTCGCACTTCGGGCAGCAATTGCCCGCAAACGCAAGCTTCAGG
Proteins encoded in this region:
- a CDS encoding carbohydrate ABC transporter permease: MKKGYKNWGPPLLLISPTIIVLGIFVYGLIGANISVSLSNRNSLVPATEFVGLDNYIALFGEERFIHSLQNLGIFTLFFIGGTMIFGFLWAWMLDKGVTAEGVFRSVFLFPMAISFVASGVVWRWLLNSAEGDRASGLNRVFENLGLDFLQNSWWNDPTWGMAAIALPAIWQLAGYVMALFLSGFRGIPEELREAARMDGATEWKLYRYVIFPQLSPVALSALIIVGHMSLKVFDLIMAITKSIYQTEVPATYLWVALTSNDYAKSATIATILLLFVAVVIVPYLIYTARAEKRQG
- a CDS encoding carbohydrate ABC transporter permease produces the protein MSVATGLDKKPSEPTTESHMPQSSAIRARAGLSRTAKYVLLVFFLVIVLMPVYVLIVTSLKPPQDVNPATSWGLPVRWPWEPAFEGGPTGFDNWALAWNALSASIGRTFLLAIPAALIASFLGAMNGFVLARWRFPYADVVFTFILFGMFIPYQAIMTPLVQMKTSLGLPSDVSTLLVVHVIYGLPICTLIFRNYYAGIPHELMEAARMDGSGMLRTFRSIVLPLSLPGFVVTIIWQFTSAWNDFLFALFLSNQNEGPVSLALNNLAQGAQLANYGAAMAGALLASLPTLVVYIVLGKYFIGGLMSGSVKS
- the pta gene encoding phosphate acetyltransferase, encoding MTRNIYITSIEGHAGKSTIALGLLDTLSREAKRLGVFRPVARTSDERDYVLEMLLGHEAVNLSYDDAVGVGYDDVHSDPELALSRIIERFKAVEAQCDVVVIVGSDYTDVGSPTELSYNARVAANLGAPVLLVLGGQSEDGESRSPADMAQVYSIAHQELDAAHAQLVGVVVNRSDPGHLDNIIAGVSAAVGDDTPVWAIPEDPFLIAPSLGSLLTAVDGELLRGDPDLLQREALGVVVAGMTMENVLLRLIEGSVVVVAGDRSDVLLATLMAHASETFPSLAGIILNGGFDLSPQIERLIEGLDVALPVIRTSFGTYDTARTITKTRGRLAAESPRKFDTALALFEQHVDAAELMRRLDLHPATVVTPLMFEYGLLDRARQRPQHIVLPEGNDDRILRASSTLLRRGVAQLTILGDEGEVRGRAAELGLDISGASILSPFDEELRNRFATEYVKLRAHKGMTMEVARDTVTDVSYFGTMMVHLGLADGMVSGAAHTTAHTIRPSFEIIKTKPDVSIVSSVFLMCLEDRVLVYGDCAVNPDPDAAQLADIAISSAATAAQFGIDQRIAMLSYSTGTSGSGADVDKVRAATALVSERRPDLAVDGPIQYDAAVDAAVGKSKMPDSEVAGRATVFVFPDLNTGNNTYKAVQRSAGAVAIGPVLQGLRKPINDLSRGALVQDIVNTVAITAIQAQSVAAEAAALRGIAADASAKE
- a CDS encoding acetate/propionate family kinase — its product is MTTVFVVNSGSSSIKWELLDAESGSVFSGGIVERIGELGGGAADHDDGMRQILAELGDEHPAVVGHRVVHGGAEFTAATVITDEVEDRLEEISVLAPLHNPANLKGIRAARATFATVPHVAIFDTAFHGTLPPEAYTYAINTELARTHGIRRYGFHGTSYRYVAERTAAVLGTELADLKLIVFHLGNGASACAIDGGRSVETSMGMTPLEGLVMGTRSGDIDPGALFHLGRSGMDLPGLDHLLNRESGLLGMTGTGDMRDVQSKADAGDERAQAALAVYYHRLRHYLGAYLVALGGADAVVFTAGVGENNANTRLATVQGLESFGIVMDVAANSEARRDERIVSASDSTVKVLVIPTNEELQIARESVEAVTR